From the genome of Solanum dulcamara chromosome 12, daSolDulc1.2, whole genome shotgun sequence:
CATAAAAATATCTTAACTATTAGCCAAGTTGGAGTATATTAGCTTCTGAACTATTGAAAATaagattattatattattatttttgcatttttacataaaaatactcTTATTATTAACTGAGTGGAACAAATATGTACGTCACAATCGATAAACTCCACATCAGATGTAAAGTAGCATAACATAATATCTCTTGATGAGTTGGAAATtcacaatgaaaataataataatcccaACAAGGTACGTGAGGTCAAAATTAAAAACTTGTTAAAGTTATGCCAATACAATAAACAAGGTAAAAGTTCAAGatcaactatttttaaatggcATAAAAATTAGGGTAAATTTCAGAAATGACAAACATATTAAGCATAATAATTTTCTATCGGTATAGCTTCCCTAATGCGACAGGagtagaaatgaggctattcgggacaaggtgaGAGTGgcctttttatgcttttattgagccgagggtctctcgaaaacagccgtcctaccttggtaggagtcaggtctgtgtacactttaccctccccagaccccacgttgtgggatttcactgggttgttgttgttgttgtatagctTCCCTAATTACTTTCCATAGTTATATTTATGTTTGCTATGGTCATTAACGTTTGTATTTCTCGCTCCATTATACAAATTAGGCTTCAAAGATATTGTATATATTCGATTCCAGATTTGTATATTCGTTTCTAGATTTGttttagagatttgtatattcACTACATATTCAATTTCAAATTTGTATATTCGCTTTCAGATTTgctttagagatttgtatattcGCTTCCAAATTTTTATATGAGCCCTTGGTTTgtattaggggtgtacatggaccgggttggttcggattttttacaaaccaaaccatttgtgtcgggttattaaatctataaaccaaaccaaaccaataaaagtcgggtttttcaatatcaatttttctcggatttttcgggttttttcgggtttctcggattttttcagatttttcggatttttcatagtatctaataaaaagcacagagcagtgtttcttaaaaaaagttctagtacaaaatatcaacatataagatggacgCAGAatactgtttgaagttttaactttataatataattttataagatgaatttttttgtatattatttagatgggcttctcaagtccaaatataaatgtaagaaagaaaacaaaaattatgaaaaaattttaaaaaatatttataaattacattttaataaatatttttatgtataacataatttaaaagtagtatatctataatcgggtcggtttgggttcaatttgactttttttagttaaaaccaaaccaaccctataatggtcgggttttttttccaaacatcaaaccaagtcaaaccaaaccactagtcgggttttttttccggtttggttcggtttgtcggtttggttcggtttgtcggtttggtgcggtttatcggtttgccctgtacaacccTAGTTTGTATAATAACAAATTTCATTAAACAATAGCTAATTCGTGTAATTAATTGAAACTATATTCTTATCGTATAATTATAGTAGTAATGTTTGCCCAACAATATTTAAGGCTTTAAGCTCATAAAAATGGGCTTGATGGGCTGTCATGGCCCAAAATGTAGTACTAATTTGGACTGAGGAAGCCCAAGGATTGATGGGAATGGGACCTCTTTGAGGCCTATTCTAAATGGATCCTTTAGTGTCATACAAATTTGCCAAAAGTCATTTAATTTGTATCcgaagttattttatttataaatttattcattttgaaaataatttatacgCGATTTAAGTTACAAAAATTCGTACCTAAAATTTGACAAACTTTCTCTCAAGTGTGATTTTGTAAAGGTCAAACATCAAACATTTCTGGCTGAAATTGTAAACTTGACAAAgccaaataaatacataaagcCTTTCAAAGTTTGGTACATGGATTTAAAAAGTAGtatttaacatgtatataatataatttttaataaataatatctGGTTAGTCATCTTTTACTAGTCGTAACTATCCGAAATTTTTTCCCTATTGCCAAAGAACAcacattcaaaattttgagtaatatcgtaaaaaaaaaaattaaaaaaggaaaacatAATATCGTAAACTATAacgtaaaaatttcaaaaaagatAAACATAATACTGTAAGTCTGtaaattataagaaaagttACTGCGACATGAGACAAAATCTAGAGGAAGGAATCTAAAATTCTCTctttaaattatagtcgaagtaaATGTATGAtgtgcgtacactttatcctctttgaattcaatatttaggattgtattgatttttttaatttttttttacaaacataaaaatttctaaagaaaaataaaagaaaaaaggttCAAATTTGCCATTGAACTTTCAAAAAAGGCTTATTTATGCcattcgttaaaagtttggTTTATTTATGTCACTGTCGTTTGAGAAAAGCTTTatgacattattttttaactccgattttacaaaaattgaaaaagttgaaaatttgtaGCTCTTCGTGTTTTTCATGTGTTCTTGGTGGTCTTGAAGAAGAAGGAGCAAAAATAGTACATTTAATCCAAAACTCTaattgaaaagtgttaaaaaATGTTTGGATAGTTTTACAAATctgaagttaaaaaataatggctgAACTTTTTTtcaaacaataataacatagaTAAGTAAAACTTTTAACAATGACTTATATTTCTATCCctcatattttttcataattccAATCTTACCCTTCTTTACAAAAGCCCTAcacttctcttttcttctttctcctcCAGCGTTTCTTCACTTCTCTCTGCAGACCTTTTTCTGCGTTTTTTCTCTGCGATTTTCGGTAAGTTTTTTTCCtttctgtattttttttctatgcATTTTAGTTACCTTTTCGATCTGGCTGTCTGttttatgtatgtatgtatctCCTTCATCTTTTGTCTGCTCAGTGCTTTTGGTTCTTCGTTTAATCGGTCGAATTTTATTTCCTATTTGTGCATGTTCGGTATGTTTTCGTAACTGAATTTGGGGGATTATTGGTTCTTATTTTTTGGGGCCTAAAGCCACTGCTTTAGTGGCTTTAGGGTTGAGCCGCCCTTGAGATGAGTTATGCAAGTATTAAATCCTGTTTAAGTAATACTACGAACTGGTTATCTGGGTAGGTGGTAAGTTTGTTCaggtataaaattaatactgTATTTGGTTTGCAATTTAGGAACTTGCATAATTGATACATTATAGATAAGTTAGGAGTGAATTCATGTATTATGCACCTATGGTGGAATAACTAAATCTTGCATAACTAATATATGCATAGGTTATGCCAGGTTATACGTAGATTCAATACTCAGTGGAGACAAAAAAACAATAGGTGATTCTTTCCGACTGTCAtagccttggtggacagagttagCTGGTAACTGTTGTTGTGGGAGGTGAAGGACACCACggtcatcaaaataaaaataaaaataatagataaattTCCTTATAATTAATCTCTGCATAACTGTAACCAACTACCAAACGACTCCATAGGATATAGGATCACTATGCACACATACAACTCAAACTTGATTGCATATGTATATGTAATTAGGATAGTGCAAAGCATCCCAAAggttaaaagataaaataaaatatcaatggAAAATTTTCTCCTCTTGCCTTAGAAAGCAAATGCGACAATATAAAATTTGGTACAATGAGATATAAGAAACTTCTGAGAACCTTTGAGTTTGGGAGTATGAAGTTTTTCTTCGTGTAAATTTAGGAATTAAAAGCCATGGGTTCAAGAAACACCATTTCCTTGCATAACAATTTATATGTTGTTGATAGTaacttataattattttgtatttgaataaatttaaacttaaaactCTTGTAGTAATCAATTCTTTTATAGTGTTAACagtttttaataatatttccGTCATTTTAACAAAGCACTTGTTTATTAAATACAcctaaaaacttttttttagtttcaacATTTCTATCTGAATGTGTtattgcttatttataaaatctGCTCCAACACTTGAAATGTGCTTTTCAGCAATTGATGCTTAAAAGTTACTTAAATCCAGTTAATCCAAACGGGCTGATTGTTGCTTGTTGATTTGAAGTTACTGTCATAAATAGAACCTACTGTGGAGAAGTCTTGGATCCGCGGCTAAATGGATGAATCAAAAGGAGAAATGAAGTCTTTCAAAGAATTAGGAGTTTGTGATCAATTGATTGAGGCTTGTGATAATTTGGGTTGGAAAAACCCTTCTAAGATACAAGCTGAAGCTATGCCTCATGCCTTTGAAGGTTTTTCAATATTCCCTTCTTTATGCATTTGCATCTTTACCGTTGCCGCATGTTCTAGTGGATTTAGCTATATGCTAATAATTCAAATAGGTTAAATTTCTAAGCTGATTACCCTGTGGGTTTTATGTCTGATTTTGGGTTGTGGGGTTGCAAAACTTCCACTATCCTATTTAGTTTTGCCCTTGGTTGCAAAATAAGATGTGAGTTTGTGGAATCCAATGCTTGAGAAGTACACGAAAAAATTAGCTTTATGAAGAATAGAGAAGCAACATTTCATTGTCGAACAAATTTACGGAGAGAGGTAATTAAGTGTTGGGATTAGTGGTAAATTTTTCATTCTTCCAGGGGTTTGGGGGTGGGGTGAGGGAGGGAGGTGGGGGGTGAGGTGGGGTGGTGGTGTTCTGATTACATTTCCTATGTTTTGGGGAAGATAATTAGTTTATGGATATAATGGTGGTGTAGGTAGGGCGAACTTATATCCAGATTAAAGCAGCTTTATGTAATTGCCTCAGAGGTGGTATTTGAAGTGATTCAATGTAAGGAAATAGAACATTTTGACTGATATATTCTTTTACGAGGAAAAATTGGAATATCAAGGGGAAGGGTAATATGGATTTTCTTGTAAAATACTCTTATGAATTCTAGCCTGTCAGAAACCATGTCCCTAAAATACAAATTTACTACTACGTGATGGAATATAATGTTGGTCTATCAAGAGGAGAGTGTTTGAGCAGTGATTCCACATAGTTTGAAGTGATTTTTtcttgggggtgggggtgggtggGAGGAGATCCTGTTGCTGTGTAGAGTTCATTTCTCAAATTGCTGACATCATACATTTTCTTAGACTTTGAAGCACTCAAGCATGCCATTTTGTATAGTTGATTGGATGACCTTTTTAAAGAACATTATTGATTGAGATCCTTTTTTATTATTCAACCTCTATTTGGTGAAATTTAATTTTCCTTTCAAACAATATGGTTGGTTTTTGTTCCAGGCAAAGACCTGATTGGCCTGGCGCAAACGGGTTCTGGAAAGACAGGAGCTTTTGCAATTCCTATACTGCAATCCTTATTAGATTCTCCACATGCCTTTTTTGCCTGCGTTCTTTCTCCAACAAGGTTTCTTATCCTTCTGATTACTTGTTTTTATTTTGTAGAAGCTCTTTAATGATTTAAAGTCCCAACTTTTTTCTTTGCGTATTCCAGAGAGCTTGCGATTCAAATTGCTGAACAGTTTGAAGCTTTAGGATCCGGTATTGGAGTAAAATGTGCAGTGGTGAGCTTTACTAAGTCATATGCACATGCATGAACAATTCATTTCCCCTTCAAATGTAATCTTTATGCTTGATAACCACTTGCTAGACAATGGGATTTGTAGTGGCATGTCTGTAGCCTGTAGGACAGGATGAAGCTTGTCACAATTGAAACAGTGTGGTATATGATGGTTGACATTGGCATTTAGCTATACATATTTTTGATTAAATGATTGCTGGTAATTATTTTGCAGCTGGTTGGCGGGATAGATCAAGTACAACAGAGCATTGCCCTCGGGAAACGGCCTCATATTGTTGTAAGTACTGATATATCTACCAGTACACATTTTTATGTCTCTTATTAAGGTGAAGCAAGTAGTAATGGAGCCACAGATGGTACTCTCTTTGCCAAAAGATAAACTAAAAGGCAAATGCAATATGAGGCAGAGTTGGTAGTGTAATATTCATATGACAGTGGATGTTTAAGGGACTAGCAGCGGACCACCTTGTTTATTTTACCTCTCAAGCTGTTGCTTGAGTATCTCTCTCTCAGCATTGACTAAGCATATCAGGTCACTGTAGCCTCATGCTATTATTTGGAGCATGTAGTTGGCTTCATAAGTTTGTGATCTCTCCTTTCAACAGATTAGGGGTTCATGTGAATTTCTGTAGATATATAAAATACTCCAGGTTAGATGTCAAATAGCTACTTAGTTACCTTACCTCACTTTGTTTGAAAATGCATTCTCTTCTCAGTTTTTTGTTAAATGTGTTGCCAGTATCTTTTGAGAAGAGCTCCTAATCCTGCTATCAAGGCCCTTACTGTATGTTAGTTACCTTCTCTTCTTAGATCATCTGATAAGAAATGTGCTTGTGTTTTAACTTTTGCAAAATGCCTTGGCTTATACATAAGTCCTTGATGAATAGTAGTAACGATATCTCCTTTGTCAAAGGTACTTGATGGTTGTAAAAGGTAGATAATGTATCCTTTTAGCAATCTAATGAAACAAAGTTGGTGTACAATTGGCCTGCCTTGAAGCATGAAAAATCTATTTGTTCATGGTAAGTCATTTTCATTCAGCACTACGCCACCATCCTAGGATTGTAAGATCAGTAACCTTTATTTCCTTATGAGAGGCTCCAAAAGAAATATGCGAAAGATCATATTATAGAAGTCTGGAGTGGAAATAATATGATATCAAGTTGTCGACTGTTTGTTTTTTATTCGGTAAGATAAGTAGGATATCAACTATTAAGTGAGTGGAAGTGATATAAATATCAACTAGTAAGTGTGCTGAGACAGGCAACCACCCAAGAAGATTTCTACCAATCTACCCCAACTTGCCTATGAAGTCTATCAGGAAAGAATGTGGTGATAAACGCCAACCTCTTTCTCTAGAATCGGACCTCCAGCTGTGTAGGAAGAGTCCACCCTCCAAGGGCAGTGTTGGGTGTACTGTAATACTACACAGGAAACCATTTAGACCAAGATGGCAACATCACCCATCTAGGGAAGcaatccttcccctaaaattGTGGAAACTTCTGATTTAACTACTCCTAAAGcaattcactcaatttggacTAGATACGACTCCGGGCCCACTGTAATGTGTCCAACAGTTTCTCCTATCTCCTATGAAAAGACTTTTGGTGCAAACTCAACCTTTTCTTTTCAATCATGGAGGTGGCTTTGTCTTAGCCTCTTTAATTTCTGCCTTGTTTGCAAGTAGGATAGTTTCTCTGGTGGACTATTTGGAGGGAAAGAAATCAGAGATGTTTTTAAACATAAAGGAGAATATTAACAAGTTGAAGTACTACAGCCAACTTTCTCATAGCTGTTCAAGTTAAATGATGTAGATGATATTGATAGTTTACTAGATTTCCTCAATCAGCCCACATGTCTGTGCAGCCAGAGGCTGTGTTTTTGTAAGGTTCCTGATGTATCGTTCTGCAACATCATGATGCAACTTACCAATACAAATTCTTACTTACCTATCATAGAGAACTATTAAGTGTACTCAGTCAATTCAGTCGCTGGCCTATCTTTTAATATGCAGACATCTATAATGTTCCCTGGTCAGCAAAACTAATTTAGCCTGCCATGCAGACTATTTTTTACACCAATTTTGCTTAAACCTATTGTAAGTTGTTACAGATGTTAATCTTAAGCTATAAGCTTAATCTCTGACATTCTCAAATTTGAATGCTCATTTGGGTGATGTCTGATGTAGGTTGCAACGCCTGGCCGTCTCTTGGATCATCTTTCCAATACAAAAGGGTTTTCTCTTCGTACGATAAAGTACTTGGTAAGTTCGTCCAATGAGTCTCATGCTGACAATTTCTCCAGAGATGTCCTCTTTTAGCtgtttatgcatttttattttttttgtgtgtgggtGGAGTGGGGGATGAAAATTCAAGAGTGCAGTTGTTGATTCATTGCATTTGGTTGAAGGATATGTTATCATATCACTGTTGCACATTGGAAGTGATATATGCTGCATGTTCAAGGCTAGCTCTTTTATGTTTGGCAAgtgatataatttttgaatactAGCTGGTCCATATTCTTGCATCGTGCTCCAGAGATGTCCTCTTCTATCTGTTTAGgcattcttcttcttttttttactttgtttgGATGAAAATCCAAGAGCGCAAATGTTGACTCATTGCATTTGATTGAAAGATATGTTATTTTATCATTGTTACCTTGTCTCCATGTTAGTTTCCAGTTGAATGCCTTTCATTCCACTACAGCATTGAACATTGATGTGATATGTTCAAAGAAGCACAATCACTGATCGCCTTAGGGGCTACCATTGGACCAAGCAAGACATTGATTAATTGAAGCAATATGTATCTAAACATTAAATGCATTTCATTATATGCTATTCAAATGATAACCAAGAATGACTTGGTTTAGCATGACATGGATTTTAAACAAATCTGATGTTCCTTCCACGTACGATGGTTTATATACTTCTTTTGACATCTTGActtctattttttaatttattttttattttttatcttgaCTTCTATTTGTAACCAAGTATAGGTATTTAAAATTGTAAATATGTGTTTCACAGCAGTTTATTTTAGTTGGTTAAGAGCGTGCATCGTATTCTGTGTCATGAATTTGTACATGCAACAGGTATTAGATGAGGCAGACAGGTTGCTAAACGAGGATTTTGAAAAGGCCCTCGATCAGATTTTGAATGCTATTCCTCGTGAACGAAGGACTTATCTGTTTTCTGCTACAATGACCAAAAAGGTTAGTTTTTCAAGTGGTTTATTGGAAACCGTTGTTACTTATAAATGTTCTATTCTTTGCTTGTGGGTAATTTCTCTTTCTAGATTCCCTTTGAGAGAAAATTCCCTCTTTTAAGGTTGGATAGATATCTTATCCTTGGTATTTGGGGAGGAAAAGTGCTTTcgtgaagtttttttttttttttaatttccaaatATCTTGCtcattttgatatttatatatgaGAAGATACCAGAAAATGGAGGAGCTTTTTACTTGTATTTCAACTTTTTCTCGTACTTGTATTATCAGTTATCATTGTTATGGAAGTAGATGCACTTACTCTTTATATCATAGTACCAATATGATTATACATGAAATTGTTCGAGATGAGAAGGTGGGGATGTTATGAATGACAAGTTAATTTGCTTCTATTCTGCTTAGCTCTTTCAGTAATCAAATTTCATGCTTAAACCTTCCATGGACTGAACTTTTACTTGGGAAGTCTGACTCTAAATAGATATGTACGTTGAACTACAGGTGCGGAAACTTcagagggcttgtttgagaaaTCCTGTTAAGGTACAGCAATGTAAATTGTCACCAGATACTTTGTAGGTGCTCACAAGTATTTTCCATAACGTTGTTTATAATTTGTTTCAGATTGAAGCTGCATCTAAATATTCCACAGTTGATACACTGAAGCAGCAGTATCGTTTTCTTCCTGCTAAGTATAAGGTTAGTTCATTAGTGACAAGATTCTATTTTAGGTTTGTTGGAAAAAAGCAAGACAAGTGGCTAGCATTGTATTCAGGAATTGGCTTAATAATGATTTTCCATGTATCTTACATGCTGTTTGATTACAATCGATGAGCTCAATATTTTCTGCTTAAGCAGCAAAGTTGTCCAGACAGAGTGTATTTTTACTACAGAACATTCGACTATTAGGAATTTAGTAGTATACTAGTTCCTCATTACATTCCCCGTGACCAAAAGAGTAAAGCAGATGTAAAACAGTATTTTAAAGGTCCTTAATGGGAAATCCTTTTGTTTCGACATTAAAAATTATCAGAAGGATAGTATAGCTAATGCCTGGTAATTGTGTGGGACTGTATGCTAGAGACAGTATATGAGGAATAAACCTAAAAGACCCCCTACCTGAGGGGCTAAAGATGAAATTGCTTTGGTTTACTGAATATGATTTATGGCCCCATTTCAATTATCAAATTATGACTTCTGGTCTGACGTTATAGTTTTGTCCATGGTTCACAGGACTGCTATCTTATCTATATTCTGACTGAGATGTCTGGCAGTACATCAATGGTTTTCACTCGTACATGTGATGCAACTCGTCTTCTGGCTTTGATGCTTCGAAACCTTGGCTTGAGAGCCATACCAATTAGTGGTCAGATGACTCAGGTATACTCTTGAACTTCAAGGCATATTTTAACAGGTTCACACTTTTCTCTTTGCTGGTTCGATTTCACCCCCCCACACCATGCACGCCAAAAAATAATAGTTCATTTTTTACTTGGACAGGATAAAAGGCTTGGAGCTCTGAACAAATTTAAGGCCGGAGAGTGCAATATCCTTATCTGCACTGATGTGGCCAGTCGAGGACTTGATATCCCATCTGTTGATATGGTTATCAACTATGATATCCCAACAAACTCAAAGGTGGATCTCTCTATTC
Proteins encoded in this window:
- the LOC129876950 gene encoding DEAD-box ATP-dependent RNA helicase 10-like, which produces MDESKGEMKSFKELGVCDQLIEACDNLGWKNPSKIQAEAMPHAFEGKDLIGLAQTGSGKTGAFAIPILQSLLDSPHAFFACVLSPTRELAIQIAEQFEALGSGIGVKCAVLVGGIDQVQQSIALGKRPHIVVATPGRLLDHLSNTKGFSLRTIKYLVLDEADRLLNEDFEKALDQILNAIPRERRTYLFSATMTKKVRKLQRACLRNPVKIEAASKYSTVDTLKQQYRFLPAKYKDCYLIYILTEMSGSTSMVFTRTCDATRLLALMLRNLGLRAIPISGQMTQDKRLGALNKFKAGECNILICTDVASRGLDIPSVDMVINYDIPTNSKDYIHRVGRTARAGRSGVAISLVNQYELEWYIQIEKLIGKKLPEYPAEEEEVLLLLERVTEAKRISLMKIKETGGKRKHRGGGDDGDNEEVHKYLGVKKGKQSKKPKRK